CTGTAACAAGTTCTTACTGCTTCAGCTGTGTGACTGTATTTCTCAGCTAATCCAAGATCATTTTAAAGttgatttatcttaaaaagTAGAATTTTCTGAACCAATAAAGAATTAGAAATTGTAATCTTAAAGGtaaaaagtaactaaagctgtcaaacagatgtagtggagtaaacggTACAATGTTTGCGTGAAAAACAAAGTATGACAGCATAAAGTTGGACAAAATGTTAATACCCAAGTAATGTACAAGTACTTcagtacttaagtacagtatttctcacctgtgtgtctcacaCATGGCCTCAGGCCTCCAGATGAAGCGGCCATCTTTGtaggagcagacagagtttgGGTCGTCAGTCAGCAGAGGACGATCTGAGAAcagctcctgattggctgggctGTGGACCAGTATAACAtaaaccacttcctgtttgtgcagGACGGTCTCGTACACCCGCATTATGGGCTGAGCGCCGGAGCAACACTGTAACAATAAAAGAAATTCTAGTGGAAGAGTCCTCACAAATACATTCATCAAGGTCCCTGTTAATGTCtcgaaaacaacaacagacaacatcGACTCTCCTTCTTTCACTTTAAAAGAgttttcatatttacaatatactCTTTTAAGTAATCTGCTACCAGCTGGCTGTaggcctccagcagctcctccaggggGAAGGTGAAGCGGTACGAGCCCAGCCTGGAGAGCTCGGAGAAGGACGGGGAGGTGGCAAACTTCCCCAGGAAGCTCTGCTGCATCTGGACCTGCTCCTCCGTCCGGTCGGGGTAGGTCGTCTCCAGGAGCCTCCTCTCAGccgatgtgatgtcatcaggcgTCACAGCCAGACTCCACCACACCAGAGAGTCTCCATGTGGGCGCTTGAAGCCGCTATCATCCCTGATGCCACGTAATCCATCTCTGTTTGTGTCGTGTTTCAGATGAGACACATGAAACTCTGGTCGGGGCCACGCaggaatgttttctttgaggAGATATTGGTTCCTCAAACCCTTTGCTTCCTCTTTCAAATCTGTCAGCTTCAAGTGCCGACCTTCCCAATAACGTTCCATATATCCTCTGCTGTTTCTCCGTGTCTTCATGGTCCGATGGGGAATGAAGTCGATGAAAATTGAAAGTCTTTACTGTTAGTTGATTGTCTGCTCGCTCGTCTCTGCTCACAAGAGAAGTGATCTCTGATCTCAACAGGGAGGTATATTAACTACAATGGAGAGGCGTTCACTGCACTCTGTTTGAAACTGTGTTCCCTAAGCAAATCTCCCTGGACTCAAATTACACTATTCAAGAAGGCCAACACGcagctgtgtgagtgttttatttttcaaaccaCAGAAAGATCATATGATCATATACCCAAATAAAAGTCAGACCAGTTAGACCAGAAGCAGATCAGCGATGGTGTGACGATTACATTGAACAGCTCAAATCTATTTGCTTACCTGTCCACATCAGGTGTGGCCGCTACTCCCTTAGTACACTAATGTCTCTCTGATGAGTTGTCAACCTGTTAAAACAGTCGAGCCAAGTTCATCCCAGTAAGAGATAGGGActtgcacatgattatagaggggcaggggctcaaagtcaggaAAGGGcagtatacatttttttaaggccttaataacacaatatgtagattgattaatgtaaaattaataaacacagtacttatagaaagctaactacttagctgtgtatcctgtgtagctgtgtgtgatATGCAGTTGCCAtgtcttttgtgtcaacaaattattgtcaacatgagtttattcccatcatcataatactgaggtttagcaattcagctgcaattcttaaaaaaacaatgaaacactggtttattattaggctatttattggagggcaagtgcaaactagaatacatgctacacatctaaaaatgtgacaaaaccaagaaatgactactgtgactgttagtaggaacaacaatgtttacaacagcaaagtcacagtgaactcaatatctggaagaagtttaagatttgtggcagataaacagccgacacagacagctgtcagattgttcttaactctcattaacaagcagttagtttaacaaacacaaatggacattcttctgaaatatgactcatatttaagcacgttgaataagtggaaagcgacttgttagcccccacaaggaagttatgttcatggatttaggttcaagtcgctccactgtcacgtctcatctacgtgcatggtggagttctgatgaggcagcggcttctctctctctctctcgcaaaTTCAAATTTGCTTTATTTGCATGAATGTCACATAGACTATATTGCTAAAGCATAAAGAGTCaattaaacagaacaaaaatacacttcagaagttaatatacatatataaatagagtgaaatttaagaaaaataaaaaaataaaataattgtgtgtgtgtgcatgtttctgtgtttctgtatgaTAAAATAAGAAGTGATGATGAGAATAATGATCGTatcaaataaacagaaataaatgagtCTTACGGTCTTACATTGAAACATTTCTTACTGTGTGACATGCAGTGATGTATTCTTCTGCTAGTCACGGGCGGCAGGTAATGGAGGCTAGGGAAGGCTGAGCCTTCCCAAATTTTATGCTGGAAAATTGTGAAAATCATGTATAATACTATGCACAC
The DNA window shown above is from Sparus aurata unplaced genomic scaffold, fSpaAur1.1, whole genome shotgun sequence and carries:
- the LOC115577973 gene encoding uncharacterized protein LOC115577973 isoform X1 codes for the protein MKTRRNSRGYMERYWEGRHLKLTDLKEEAKGLRNQYLLKENIPAWPRPEFHVSHLKHDTNRDGLRGIRDDSGFKRPHGDSLVWWSLAVTPDDITSAERRLLETTYPDRTEEQVQMQQSFLGKFATSPSFSELSRLGSYRFTFPLEELLEAYSQLVADYLKEYICCSGAQPIMRVYETVLHKQEVVYVILVHSPANQELFSDRPLLTDDPNSVCSYKDGRFIWRPEAMCETHSYELVLRPDEKQMEAREVKPSRKEFYVWDHVAVALHVGRQVLKFDPA
- the LOC115577973 gene encoding uncharacterized protein LOC115577973 isoform X2; this translates as MKTRRNSRGYMERYWEGRHLKLTDLKEEAKGLRNQYLLKENIPAWPRPEFHVSHLKHDTNRDGLRGIRDDSGFKRPHGDSLVWWSLAVTPDDITSAERRLLETTYPDRTEEQVQMQQSFLGKFATSPSFSELSRLGSYRFTFPLEELLEAYSQLCCSGAQPIMRVYETVLHKQEVVYVILVHSPANQELFSDRPLLTDDPNSVCSYKDGRFIWRPEAMCETHSYELVLRPDEKQMEAREVKPSRKEFYVWDHVAVALHVGRQVLKFDPA